A section of the Triticum dicoccoides isolate Atlit2015 ecotype Zavitan chromosome 7A, WEW_v2.0, whole genome shotgun sequence genome encodes:
- the LOC119332448 gene encoding GDP-mannose transporter GONST1-like isoform X1 — protein MASRNPPLVIHVDPDGPPGRKAPDIGNRSMMGTSCVDDTDLEDVKASKDRDMPSHLLRFPNIQNQSLLSGFAYCIASCSMILVNKFVLSGYGFNAGIFLMIYQNIVSVTIVSALSLSGVIPTEPLTWKLIKVWLPVNIIFVGMLITSMFSLKYINVAMLTILKNVANVLTASGETYFFKKQHDRQVWISLMLMIISAIAGGITDLSFHAVGYTWQILNCFLTASYSLTLRHVMDSAKQATKSGNLNELSMVLLNNILSLPLGIILVLGFNEVEYLLETPLLRMPMFWLVITASGVLGLAISFTSMWFLRQTSATTYSLVGSLNKIPLSIAGILLFKVRTSMENSISILLGLLAGVFLARAKLRNNSQS, from the exons ATGGCTTCCAG AAACCCTCCGTTAGTCATTCATGTTGATCCCGACGGCCCTCCTGGGAGAAAAGCACCAGACATTGGCAACAG ATCTATGATGGGAACTTCCTGTGTTGATGACACAGACCTGGAAGATGTTAAGGCCTCAAAAGATAGAGATATGCCTTCACACTTACTCAGGTTCCCAAACATTCAGAATCAGTCTCTTCTGTCTGGTTTTGCTTACTGCATAGCATCCTGCAGCATGATTTTAGTTAATAAGTTTGTGCTGTCTGGCTATGGTTTCAACGCTGGAATATTCCTCATGATTTACCAG AACATTGTATCAGTGACCATAGTTTCTGCACTGTCCCTCTCTGGTGTTATCCCAACTGAACCATTAACATGGAAGTTAATCAAAGTTTGGTTGCCTGTGAACATCATATTTGTCGGAATGCTAATCACAAGCATGTTTAG TTTGAAGTACATCAATGTTGCGATGTTGACTATCTTGAAGAATGTCGCAAATGTTCTTACTGCTTCTGGGGAAACCTACTTCTTTAAGAAGCAGCACGATAGACAAGTTTGGATTTCTCTTATGTTGATG ATAATCTCAGCAATTGCAGGAGGAATAACGGATCTCTCATTTCATGCAGTCGGCTATACATGGCAGATCTTAAATTGTTTTCTGACAGCATCGTATTCG CTTACACTGCGGCATGTAATGGACAGTGCGAAGCAGGCCACCAAGTCTGGGAATTTGAATGAGCTTTCGATGGTTTTGCTGAACAACATTCTTTCACTACCATTGGGAATTATCCTCGTGCTTGGTTTTAATGAAGTGGAGTACCTGTTGGAAAC GCCTCTTCTGAGGATGCCTATGTTTTGGCTAGTCATCACTGCAAGTGGAGTTTTGGGGCTTGCTATCAGCTTTACTTCGATGTGGTTTCTTCGTCAGACAAGCGCAACAACTTATAG CCTTGTGGGGTCTCTCAACAAGATCCCACTCTCTATCGCCGGGATCCTGCTCTTCAAAGTCCGCACAAGCATGGAGAACTCCATAAGTATACTGCTTG GTCTATTAGCAGGGGTGTTTTTGGCCAGGGCGAAATTGCGCAACAACTCCCAGTCCTAA
- the LOC119332448 gene encoding GDP-mannose transporter GONST1-like isoform X2 translates to MLIPTALLGEKHQTLATGISMMGTSCVDDTDLEDVKASKDRDMPSHLLRFPNIQNQSLLSGFAYCIASCSMILVNKFVLSGYGFNAGIFLMIYQNIVSVTIVSALSLSGVIPTEPLTWKLIKVWLPVNIIFVGMLITSMFSLKYINVAMLTILKNVANVLTASGETYFFKKQHDRQVWISLMLMIISAIAGGITDLSFHAVGYTWQILNCFLTASYSLTLRHVMDSAKQATKSGNLNELSMVLLNNILSLPLGIILVLGFNEVEYLLETPLLRMPMFWLVITASGVLGLAISFTSMWFLRQTSATTYSLVGSLNKIPLSIAGILLFKVRTSMENSISILLGLLAGVFLARAKLRNNSQS, encoded by the exons ATGTTGATCCCGACGGCCCTCCTGGGAGAAAAGCACCAGACATTGGCAACAGGCAT ATCTATGATGGGAACTTCCTGTGTTGATGACACAGACCTGGAAGATGTTAAGGCCTCAAAAGATAGAGATATGCCTTCACACTTACTCAGGTTCCCAAACATTCAGAATCAGTCTCTTCTGTCTGGTTTTGCTTACTGCATAGCATCCTGCAGCATGATTTTAGTTAATAAGTTTGTGCTGTCTGGCTATGGTTTCAACGCTGGAATATTCCTCATGATTTACCAG AACATTGTATCAGTGACCATAGTTTCTGCACTGTCCCTCTCTGGTGTTATCCCAACTGAACCATTAACATGGAAGTTAATCAAAGTTTGGTTGCCTGTGAACATCATATTTGTCGGAATGCTAATCACAAGCATGTTTAG TTTGAAGTACATCAATGTTGCGATGTTGACTATCTTGAAGAATGTCGCAAATGTTCTTACTGCTTCTGGGGAAACCTACTTCTTTAAGAAGCAGCACGATAGACAAGTTTGGATTTCTCTTATGTTGATG ATAATCTCAGCAATTGCAGGAGGAATAACGGATCTCTCATTTCATGCAGTCGGCTATACATGGCAGATCTTAAATTGTTTTCTGACAGCATCGTATTCG CTTACACTGCGGCATGTAATGGACAGTGCGAAGCAGGCCACCAAGTCTGGGAATTTGAATGAGCTTTCGATGGTTTTGCTGAACAACATTCTTTCACTACCATTGGGAATTATCCTCGTGCTTGGTTTTAATGAAGTGGAGTACCTGTTGGAAAC GCCTCTTCTGAGGATGCCTATGTTTTGGCTAGTCATCACTGCAAGTGGAGTTTTGGGGCTTGCTATCAGCTTTACTTCGATGTGGTTTCTTCGTCAGACAAGCGCAACAACTTATAG CCTTGTGGGGTCTCTCAACAAGATCCCACTCTCTATCGCCGGGATCCTGCTCTTCAAAGTCCGCACAAGCATGGAGAACTCCATAAGTATACTGCTTG GTCTATTAGCAGGGGTGTTTTTGGCCAGGGCGAAATTGCGCAACAACTCCCAGTCCTAA
- the LOC119332448 gene encoding GDP-mannose transporter GONST1-like isoform X3 — MLITSMFSLKYINVAMLTILKNVANVLTASGETYFFKKQHDRQVWISLMLMIISAIAGGITDLSFHAVGYTWQILNCFLTASYSLTLRHVMDSAKQATKSGNLNELSMVLLNNILSLPLGIILVLGFNEVEYLLETPLLRMPMFWLVITASGVLGLAISFTSMWFLRQTSATTYSLVGSLNKIPLSIAGILLFKVRTSMENSISILLGLLAGVFLARAKLRNNSQS; from the exons ATGCTAATCACAAGCATGTTTAG TTTGAAGTACATCAATGTTGCGATGTTGACTATCTTGAAGAATGTCGCAAATGTTCTTACTGCTTCTGGGGAAACCTACTTCTTTAAGAAGCAGCACGATAGACAAGTTTGGATTTCTCTTATGTTGATG ATAATCTCAGCAATTGCAGGAGGAATAACGGATCTCTCATTTCATGCAGTCGGCTATACATGGCAGATCTTAAATTGTTTTCTGACAGCATCGTATTCG CTTACACTGCGGCATGTAATGGACAGTGCGAAGCAGGCCACCAAGTCTGGGAATTTGAATGAGCTTTCGATGGTTTTGCTGAACAACATTCTTTCACTACCATTGGGAATTATCCTCGTGCTTGGTTTTAATGAAGTGGAGTACCTGTTGGAAAC GCCTCTTCTGAGGATGCCTATGTTTTGGCTAGTCATCACTGCAAGTGGAGTTTTGGGGCTTGCTATCAGCTTTACTTCGATGTGGTTTCTTCGTCAGACAAGCGCAACAACTTATAG CCTTGTGGGGTCTCTCAACAAGATCCCACTCTCTATCGCCGGGATCCTGCTCTTCAAAGTCCGCACAAGCATGGAGAACTCCATAAGTATACTGCTTG GTCTATTAGCAGGGGTGTTTTTGGCCAGGGCGAAATTGCGCAACAACTCCCAGTCCTAA